In Chrysiogenia bacterium, the genomic stretch CCGCCATCGCGCACCAGCAGGTTCGTCCCACGCCCGAGCACGAAGGCCGGGACGCCCGCGCCGTGGGCCGCGGCGAGCGCCTGAGAGAGTTCATCTTCGTTCCAGCACTCGGCCAGCAGGTCGGCGGCGCCGCCCACGCGGTAGCCCACACGCTCTGCAAGCGAGGCGCCGCGCACAAGGCGCCCGCCCAGCAGCGCTTCAAGCGCTCCGGCGAGTTCCTCCATGGCGTCCACCTCTTTGCTCACGGCAAGCATTCCTTACGCATTCTCCCGCGCGCGACGCTCGTGCGCGCGCCCGACAAGCTGGTCGCAGGTGCGACCGATGTTGCCCGCGCCCAGGGTCAGGCACAGATCGCCCGGCTCGAGCGCCGCTTCGATCTTTGCCAGCTCCGCCTCGGGATCGGGCAGATGATGAACATTCTTGTGGCCGTGGCGGCGCACCGCCGCGACCAGATTCTCGGCACTCACACCCTCGATGGGTTTCTCGCCTGCCGCATAGATGTCGGTCACGAACACCACATCGGCGTCGTTGAAGCAGCGGGCAAAGTCCTCGAGCAGCTCCTGCGTGCGCGAGTAGCGATGGGGCTGGAAGATCGCCACCACGCGGCGCTTCCACCCGCCCTTGGCCGCCGAGAGCGTTGCGCGAATCTCCTCGGGATGGTGGCCGTAGTCGTCCACGTAAAGCACATCGTCGATGTCGCCCTTGATCTCGAAGCGACGATGCACGCCCTCGAAATCTTCGAGGCCTTCCTTGATCGCCCGGAAGGGGATCTCCAGCTCGCAGGCAACCGCGATGGATGCCAGCGCGTTGAGCACGTTGTGGCGCCCGGGCACGCGCAGGGTGACGCGGCCCAGGGGCTGGCCGCGAAGCACGATGGTGAAGGTCGCCAGCGAGCCGTGGAACTCGAGCTCTTCGGCGCGCACGTCGGCCTGGGCCGAGAGGCCGTAGGTCATCACCCGACGGCGGATACTGGGGAGCAGGTCCTGGAGAGTGGGGTGATCGTGGCAGGCTACCAAAACGCCAAAGAAGGGGACTTTGTTGGCGAAGGTGGTGTAGGCCTCCAGGACCCGCTCCATCGAGCCGTAATGACTCAAATGTTCTGGATCGATGTTGGTGATGACCGCGATGGTCGGCGTGAGCAGC encodes the following:
- a CDS encoding UDP-N-acetylmuramate--L-alanine ligase; this translates as MYGRIKQIHLVGIGGAGMSGIAEVLLARGYRVRGSDLKESETTRRLVAMGAEIAFGHSAENLDDANVVVISSAVPASNPEVIAAKERGIPVIPRAEMLAELMRMKYGIAVAGTHGKTSTTSLIASVLTAGGIDPTVVVGGKLRSVGSHATLGAGEFFVTEADESDGSFLLLTPTIAVITNIDPEHLSHYGSMERVLEAYTTFANKVPFFGVLVACHDHPTLQDLLPSIRRRVMTYGLSAQADVRAEELEFHGSLATFTIVLRGQPLGRVTLRVPGRHNVLNALASIAVACELEIPFRAIKEGLEDFEGVHRRFEIKGDIDDVLYVDDYGHHPEEIRATLSAAKGGWKRRVVAIFQPHRYSRTQELLEDFARCFNDADVVFVTDIYAAGEKPIEGVSAENLVAAVRRHGHKNVHHLPDPEAELAKIEAALEPGDLCLTLGAGNIGRTCDQLVGRAHERRARENA